From the Candidatus Bathyarchaeota archaeon genome, one window contains:
- the afpA gene encoding archaeoflavoprotein AfpA, with protein MSTDKGEVKKRKVAWGISGAGDRIEEYVEVMKALQRQYADTLDIHVFVSKAGEMVLKFYKLETTIKEAFPKFMVELNANSPFLAAWLQMNKYEFLLIAPASSNTVAKIANCIGDTMLTNAASMSLKAFVPVYVVPVDYEEKTLITKLPNGKDMKLRVRKEDAQQVRKLEQMEDVHVLADPHQIPDAFKKHFGQKPA; from the coding sequence ATGAGTACCGATAAAGGTGAAGTTAAGAAACGCAAAGTTGCGTGGGGAATTTCGGGTGCAGGTGACCGTATTGAGGAGTACGTTGAAGTCATGAAGGCTTTGCAGCGCCAGTACGCGGACACGTTAGATATTCATGTGTTTGTTTCCAAAGCAGGCGAGATGGTCTTGAAATTCTACAAACTCGAAACCACCATCAAAGAAGCCTTCCCCAAATTCATGGTTGAACTCAACGCAAACTCGCCCTTCCTAGCAGCTTGGCTTCAAATGAACAAATACGAATTCTTACTCATTGCGCCTGCCTCTTCAAACACCGTAGCCAAAATAGCCAACTGCATCGGAGATACCATGCTCACCAACGCGGCAAGCATGAGCCTAAAAGCGTTTGTTCCCGTCTACGTTGTCCCCGTGGATTACGAAGAAAAAACCCTCATCACCAAGTTGCCAAACGGCAAGGACATGAAGCTGCGTGTGCGAAAAGAAGACGCCCAGCAAGTACGCAAACTCGAGCAAATGGAGGACGTGCACGTGTTAGCTGACCCCCACCAAATTCCCGACGCCTTCAAAAAACACTTTGGTCAAAAGCCCGCCTAA
- a CDS encoding flavodoxin family protein yields the protein MVMLVVGVCGSPRQQATEHVLKEALGLLEEKGFTTKFWSVRGKRLGFCLHCDFCLKNKVCVLKDDMQELYALLKEADGIIFATPVYNGAVSAQTKAVMDRCRAAVASDKDFFKHKTGMGIALGGDRMGGQEAALTQIHTFYILNAMVPVSGGFFGANLGATFWTKDTLEGVKEDTEGFRSLKKTVKKFAKHLDEYKGAVGVKQP from the coding sequence ATGGTTATGCTTGTTGTTGGAGTTTGTGGCAGCCCACGCCAGCAAGCTACAGAGCATGTTTTAAAAGAGGCGTTGGGTCTGCTTGAAGAAAAAGGGTTCACGACAAAGTTTTGGTCTGTTCGCGGGAAACGTTTAGGTTTTTGTTTGCACTGCGATTTTTGCCTAAAAAACAAGGTCTGCGTCCTCAAAGACGATATGCAAGAACTCTACGCGCTGCTCAAAGAAGCCGACGGCATAATCTTTGCAACCCCCGTCTACAACGGAGCAGTCAGCGCCCAAACCAAAGCAGTCATGGACAGGTGCCGCGCCGCCGTCGCCAGCGACAAAGACTTCTTCAAACACAAAACAGGCATGGGCATAGCCCTAGGCGGCGACCGAATGGGCGGACAAGAAGCAGCCCTAACACAGATTCACACGTTTTACATTCTTAACGCCATGGTGCCCGTTAGCGGAGGCTTTTTTGGCGCAAACCTAGGCGCTACGTTTTGGACAAAAGACACTTTAGAAGGCGTGAAAGAGGACACTGAAGGATTTAGGAGCTTGAAAAAAACCGTGAAAAAATTTGCCAAACACTTAGATGAGTACAAGGGTGCTGTGGGAGTGAAACAGCCATGA
- a CDS encoding MBL fold metallo-hydrolase, with protein sequence MLRTKMFMVGVLSTNCYVVYCKDTKEAAVIDPGFCGQTEAKEVFDFIESRALKLKYIVNTHGHPDHTCGNGLVKDKYHVPICIHQADAYMLGESGKETARYFGFKQVSPPADVLLHNGDSISVGEVTLKVVDSPGHSPGGVVFLAETEVFTGDTLFAGSIGRTDFPGSSQTAMQESLKKLATLSDYYEVYPGHGPTTTISQEKRVNPFLRGLT encoded by the coding sequence ATGCTAAGGACCAAGATGTTTATGGTTGGCGTGCTTTCAACTAACTGTTACGTGGTTTACTGCAAGGATACTAAAGAAGCAGCAGTTATTGACCCTGGGTTTTGCGGTCAAACAGAAGCCAAGGAAGTTTTTGACTTCATTGAGAGCAGGGCGTTGAAGCTAAAGTACATCGTTAACACGCATGGGCATCCTGACCATACCTGCGGAAACGGTTTAGTCAAAGACAAATACCATGTGCCCATCTGCATCCACCAAGCCGACGCGTACATGCTCGGAGAATCAGGCAAAGAAACCGCACGGTACTTTGGGTTCAAACAGGTCTCACCCCCCGCAGATGTCCTGCTACATAATGGCGACTCGATAAGTGTTGGCGAAGTAACCTTGAAAGTTGTAGATTCCCCCGGACACAGCCCAGGCGGCGTTGTGTTTTTAGCAGAAACCGAAGTCTTCACAGGCGACACCTTATTTGCAGGCTCCATCGGACGCACCGACTTCCCCGGAAGCTCCCAAACCGCCATGCAAGAATCCCTAAAAAAACTAGCAACCCTCTCCGACTACTACGAAGTCTACCCCGGACATGGACCAACCACCACCATAAGCCAAGAAAAAAGAGTCAACCCCTTCCTACGCGGACTAACCTAA